Within the Miscanthus floridulus cultivar M001 chromosome 2, ASM1932011v1, whole genome shotgun sequence genome, the region CTGATTTATAAACTGTTTCCACCCAATGCAAGTGCTGCTGCGGTTGTTGCAGGGTTCAGTCAGCTTACCTAACACACCACTCATGCCACATGGACTCCAGCTGGGGCCCAACCCAAGCATTGGAGAAAGCTCGATCCAAGGCGTAGTTGAGTGGCCGCATCATAACTGTTAACCCAGCGACAGAGCTCTCCAATCCAGGGAGAAAGTTCTGCGTGTCCACCTACAAATTCGTAGCAGCAGCGAGTTTAGCGGTAGTAGTTGCTGAGCTCAATCGGCCGGCCTACCTAACCTAACACACACTGACACACCACGGAAGGCGATTGGACTTTATGGTTGCCGTCTTGACAACAGGACTAAAAGTATCTTCATAATCAATTTCATACCTCTGCTTGTAACCTTTAGCAACAAGTCTTGCCTTGTAACGATCAATGGATCCATCTTTTCGTCGCTTCACTTTATAGACCCATTTGCAGTCAATTATATTTTTGACGTGTGGTGGATGAACCAAATGCCAAGTCTTGTTGCGACGAAGTGTTTGATACTCACTGTCCATGGCTGTACTCTAATTTTCATCTTGGAGAGCTTCACTAACAGTGGCGGGTTCCTCAGACGTAGCTGCCATCATGCACAATCGCACCGTGCCATCGGTGTACTGCTTGGGCTGACTGATCCCTTGAGAGAGGCGTGTGATCGGGCGACGTGGCACAGTAAGAGCAACAGTATCCACAACCACAGAACATCCAGAGGGGAGGATCTCCGTCGGCAGCAGATTGCCAGCAGCGGCAGCAGACTGCGGCTGCAGTCCTGCACCTGTCGGCAGACCCGTGGCCGCAAACGATCTTCCTGCAGCTAGCGGCGGACTCGCAGCGGAGATGAGAGGCAGCGTGCCGGATGCTGCCGCAGACGATCCTGCTGAAGACCCGACCGGCGGTGCCGATGCGCCTGCGCGCAAATCAGCCAGCGATCCCGAGACGGATTCAGCGACAGGATCAGCATCGGATCCCGCACTCGTAGTAGCTTGGTCTCCGCCGCCgagacacatgtgatgatgagcgGGCAACGCCATTTTTCCACCGTTTGACGCCAGATTTGTTCCTGCATCCAACTGACAACCAGGGGAACTTGAGACAGTATTAGGCACGGAGTTAGTAACATGTCGATCATGCAATTTTGCATCCCCAAAAGAGGTGGAACGAAGGAGGGATTCAGGAAGAAGAGATATTTCCGCTCGCAACCGTGCACCGGCGTTGGGATGGAGTTCAGAGAAAGGAAACACATTCTCATCAAACACAATGTCACGAGAAATATACACACGTCCTACAGAGGGATCTAAACACTTAAACCCCTTGTGTGAATTGCTCTAGCCAAGGAAGACACACCGTTTAGAGCGAAATTGCAATTTCGTGGTGTTGTGTGGACGAAGGTTGGGCCAGCAAGCACAACCAAAGACTCTAAGGAAGGAGTAGTCGGGTTTGCGACCATGGAGGCGCTCGTATGGTGTGTCACTGTGGATGACTTTTGAAGGAAGGCGATTTATAAGAAATACAGCTGTAAGAAACGCTTCATCCCAAAATTTTAATGGCATGGCAGCATGAGCAAGTAGAGAGAGTCCTATCTCAACAATGTGCCTGTGCTTGCGTTCAGCGGAGCCATTTTGTTGATGTGCATGGGGACACGAAATAAGATGTTCTATGCCTATGCGCCTAAAAAAAGAATTCAAGGTTTCATATTCACCTCCTTAGTCCGTTTGTACCTTCAAGATCTTGCGACCAAATTGTCGCTCGACAAGGTTTTGAAAATTACGAAAACAAGAGAATACTTCTGATTTATGGCGCAATAGATAGATCCAAGTAAACTTTGAATAATCATCGATAAAGCTTACATAATAGCTGTTTTTGCCGACCGACGTAGGTGTCGGCCCCCACACATCAGAGAAGACTAAATCCATGGGACTAGTAGAAATACTAGTTGACTTAGGATAAGGTAGCTGGTGGCTCTTGCCCTGCTGACAAGCATCACAAATTTCAGCTATATTCGAGTTTCTAACAAAAGGAAGATTATGGCGGCTCAGAACTTGCTGCACCACAGCAGGAGATGCATGTCCTAGCCTAGCTTGCCAGAATGACGATGACAACTTGGATGCACCAAGTGCTTGCTTATTGTAGGATGACTTGAGGGGATAGAGGCCCCCTTTACATCTGCCTTGCAGGAGAGTCCTCTTGGTCCCCTGTTCCTTGATGgaaaaatgatttggatgaaaCTCCAGAAAAGCATTATTGTCACGAGCTAAACGATTTACACATATAAGACTTTTACTTGCTTGTGGAACATGGAGCACATTATTAAGATGAATATGGGTATGTGGGGAATGCAAAACGCTATGACCAACATAACCAATCTCCATACCTGTTCCATTTGCCGCATGCACTTGCTCGTTGCCGGAGTACTTGTCGCGAATGGTTAGCTTCTCGAGCTCCCCGGTGATGTGATCAGTGGCACCGGTATCCATATACCAGTTGGTGTCCACGCCGTAGTTGGAGGTTGCTGAAGCCGCTGTCTTCTACTGGGGCCCGGTGTAGGAGCTGTCAAACCTCTTGAAATAGCGCACCACCGTGTGCCCCTCTTTGCCACACAACTGGCAAAACACGCCAGATTGGAAGCCGCCGCGACCACCTCCGGTGCCGCCATGGCCTCCCTTGTGGCCACGACCGAAaccgcctcggccgcctccaccaCAGCCATTGCGAGGGCTGTTGTTGGCGTTGCCGCCCCCGCGACCGTTCTTCATCACCATGTTGGCCGAGGATGGAGCTCCCCCGCCTTGCATCTCCACGTGCTGCTCGAAGCTGACGAGCTGTGCGTAGAGCTCTAGTACGATGATCAGCTCGACTCTTGTCGCGACCGCCGAGACGACGGAGTTGAAGTCATTGTCGAGTCCGGTGAGGATGTAGGAGACGATCTCCTAGTCCTCCAGCTTGCGTCCTATCGATGCCATCTCGTCGGCGAGACCCTTCATCTTCATGAAGTACTCCGCCACAGTTGACGCTCCTTTAGATGCCGTGGCGAGCGCCATGCGCGTGGCGATCACACGCACTCGGGACTGCGAGGCATGCAGTGCCTGGATCGCAGCCTAGAGCTTCACGGCGGTAGATGCAGATGACACCTAGGAAAAGATTTCCTTGGACAGAGACGAAAACAAGTAGCTAAGCACCTGACTGTCCTTGGCTACCCACTTCTCATACTCTAGATTGGGCAGCGGGTCGACCTGCTTGTCATCCACCGTGTCGTCGTTCTTGCCGGCGGTGTCCAGGAACTCCGGCGGTAGTTTCGCGGTGGACTTGATGAACCCCGCGAGTTGGGCCCCTTTGAGAGCCGACGACACCTGAGCATGCCACATGCCGTAGTTGCCTCTGGTGAGCTTCTCCATCACCATGGGAAGGAGACGGAAGGAGAGAGCGGTGGTGGCTGGTGTTTGCGCCATGGGTCCCTAGATTAgatggctctggtaccatgtaAAAATGAAGGAACAAGATGCCCTTTCTAGGCTCTTGGTTATGTGTTATATAGGTAGGAAAAAGCCCCCTGTGTGGCCTTGTACATCACGGTAGACTTCAACAAACTATACACGGAGATTGCTATCTATGCATGCTCACATGCACAACCAACTGGCGCCCTCAACAACCTGAGAATTACAACGTGTTACAATGAACCTAGACACATATATTTTAACATGTAAAAATGAAGGAACAAGATGCCCTTCCTAGGCTCTTGGTTACGTGTTATATAGGCAGGAAAAAGCCCCCTGTGTGGCCTAGTACATCACGGTAGACTTCAACAAACTATACAAAGAGTTTGCTATCTATGCATGCTCACATGCACAACCAACCGGCGCCCTCAACTACCTGAGAATTACAACATGTTACAATGAAGCTAGACACATATATTTTAACACCCCTACTCAATCTCAACCGACCACTAGGTTGAGATTGTTCCTGAACTCTTCTACTTTAGCTGCAACAAGAGGCTTTGTAAAACCATCAGCTAGCTGATCAGCAGAATTAATGAAATGGATCTCTAAGAGTTTCTGAGCAACCCTTTCTCGGACGAAATGAAAATCAATCTCAATATGTTTAGTGCGAGCTTGAAAAACTAGATTAGCAGATAAGTACTTAGCTCCAATATTATCACACCATAACCGAGCTGCACGAGGATGTTGAACCCCAAGTTCATCAAGTAACTTCTGAAACCACATCACCTCTACAGTGGCATTGGCTAACGCTTTGTATTCGGCTTCAGTACTAGACCTAGAAACGGTGGGCTGCTTCTTGGCACACCATGAGATGAGATTGCACCCAAGAAAAACTACAAACCCGCCTGTTGAACATCGATCATCAGGGCATCCGGCCTAGTCGGCATCACTGAAAGCACTCACCATCATGGACTGAGAAGGCCGAACCTTAAGACCCAGGTTCAAAGTCCCTTGGACATACCGCAGAATGCGCTTAATAGCGCTCTAGTGCACCATAGTCGGTTGATGCAAAAACTGGCACACTTTGTTCACCGAGAAAGAGATGTCAGGTCTAGTCATCGTCAGGTATTGCAAAGCCCCCACTACACTCCTGAATCTGGTAGCATCATCAGGGCCTAGCTTCACACCATCTGTAGCACTTAACTTCTCAGAGGTAGCAAGAGGAGTATTGATCGGTTTGCACTTGCCCATACCAGCTCTCTGGACAACATCAGTAGCATAGCGCTGTTGAGACAATAGGAGACCATCCCTTGATCTCTTGACTTCGATGCCCAAGAAGTAATGAAGATCACCTAGATCCTTGAGTGCAAAGTCCCGTTCCAAATCCCAGAGCAAAGCATCAGTAGCATCTTTGGATGAGCTAGCCAcaattatgtcatcaacataaaccAGAACAAAGATAGTATGCCGACCTTTCTGATAGTAAAACAAAGATGTATCTGCCTTGGATGGAACAAATCCTAGAGTTTCAAGCTTACCACACAACCAAGCATACCAGGCGCGAGGTGCTTGTTTGAGACCGTAGAGTGCTTTATCGAGTTTACACACCCAATTCGGTCGATCCTTGTCAACATATCCAGGGGGTTGACGCATGTATACTTCCTCTTCAAGAACTCCATGCAAAAATGCATTTTGAACGTCAAGTTGCCTAAGAGTCCACCCCTTTGAAACAGCTATGGACAAAAAAAGACGTATGGTTGCCGTCTTGACAACGGGACTAAAAGTATCTTCATAATCAATTCCATACCTCTGCTTGTAACCTTTAGCAACAAGTCTTGCCTTGTAACGATCAATGGATCCATCTGCTCATCGCTTCACTTTATAGACCCATTTGCAGTCAATTATATTTTTGCCGTGTGGTGGATGAACCAAATGCCAAGTCTTGTTGCGACAAAGTGCTTGATACTCACTGTCCATGGCTGTACTCCAATTTTCATCTTGGAGAGCTTCACTAACAGTGGCGGGTTCCTCAGACGTAGCTGCCATCATGCACCATCGCACCGTGCCATCGGTGTACTACTTGGGCTGACTGATCCCTTGAGAGAGGCGTGTGATCGGGCGAGGTGGCACAGTAGGAGCAATAGTATCCACAACCATAGAAGATCTAGAGGGGAGGATCTCCATCGGCAGCAGATTGCCAGCAGCGGCAGCAGACTGCGGCTGCAGTCCTGCACCTGTCGGTGGACCCGTGGCCGCAGACGATCTTACTGCAGCTAGCGCCGGACTCGGAGCAGAGATGAGAGGTAGCATGCCGGATGCTGCCGTAGAGGATCCTGCTGAAGATCCGACCGGTGGTGCCGATACGCCTGTGCGCAAATCAGCCAGCGATCCCGAGATGGATTCGGCGATAGGATCAGCATCGGATCCCGCACTCGCAGTAGCTTGGTCTCCGCCGTCgagacacatgtgatgatgagcgGGCAACGCCATTTTTCCACCGTTTGCCGCTAGATTTGTTCTGCATCCAACTAACAACCAGGGGAACTTGACACAGTATTAGGCACGGAGTTAGTAACATGTCGATCATGCAATTTTGCATCCCCAAAAGAGGTGGAACGAAGGAGGGATTCAGGAAGAAGAGATATTTCTGCTCGCAACCGTGCACCGATGTTGGGATGGAGTTCAGAGAAAGGAAACACATTCTCATCAAACACAATGTCATGAGAAATATACACACGTCCTACAGAGAGATCTAAACACTTAAACCCCTTGTGTGAATTGCTCTAGCCAAGGAAGACACACCGTTTAGAGCGGAATTGCAATTTTGTGGTGTTGTATGTACgaaggttgggccagcaggcACAACCAAAGACTCTAAGGAAGGAGTAGTCGGGTTTGCGACCATGGAG harbors:
- the LOC136537001 gene encoding uncharacterized protein, which codes for MAVVEAAEAVSVVATREAMAAPEVVAAASNLACFASCVAKRGTRWCAISRGLTAPTPGPSRRQRLQQPPTTAWTPTGRVYISRDIVFDENVFPFSELHPNAGARLRAEISLLPESLLRSTSFGDAKLHDRHVTNSVPNTVSSSPGCQLDAGTNLASNGGKMALPAHHHMCLGGGDQATTSAGSDADPVAESVSGSLADLRAGASAPPVGSSAGSSAAASGTLPLISAASPPLAAGRSFAATGLPTGAGLQPQSAAAAGNLLPTEILPSGCSVVVDTVALTVPRRPITRLSQGISQPKQYTDGTVRLCMMAATSEEPATVSEALQDEN